From a region of the Acidicapsa acidisoli genome:
- a CDS encoding DNA-formamidopyrimidine glycosylase family protein codes for MPEGDTIFRTARALGRALTGKPITRFTTEYAQLARANDDHPFVGQTITQVEARGKWLLIHFSGSGETPGAILATHMLMSGSWHIYRPGERWQQPHSNARIIIETADYLAVGFRIPVARMHTPESLTRDRKIPQPASDVLKEEFNASAAMERLKAHPNEEIAEALLRQNVLAGVGNVFKSEICFLEGLSPFQKVATLSDRQLEKLVATACRLMAANVLEDSGDTIATYSGKNRRTTGNADPGENLWVYRRNGEPCRRCGEPIQRCLQGKNARSTYWCPICQPLT; via the coding sequence ATGCCCGAAGGAGACACAATCTTCCGCACTGCTCGCGCCCTGGGCCGCGCACTTACCGGCAAACCCATTACCCGATTCACCACCGAATACGCCCAGCTAGCCCGCGCCAACGACGACCACCCTTTCGTCGGCCAGACCATTACCCAAGTCGAAGCGCGCGGCAAATGGCTGCTTATCCATTTCTCAGGAAGCGGAGAGACGCCCGGAGCCATCCTGGCCACCCACATGCTCATGAGTGGAAGCTGGCACATCTACCGCCCCGGCGAGCGCTGGCAACAGCCCCATTCGAACGCCCGAATCATCATAGAAACGGCGGATTACCTGGCCGTAGGCTTCCGCATTCCCGTCGCACGCATGCATACGCCGGAGTCCCTCACGCGCGACCGCAAAATCCCGCAGCCTGCAAGCGACGTTCTAAAAGAAGAATTCAATGCCTCGGCAGCAATGGAACGCTTAAAGGCCCATCCCAACGAAGAAATTGCGGAAGCCCTGTTGCGGCAGAACGTTCTCGCAGGCGTAGGCAACGTCTTCAAATCAGAGATTTGCTTCCTCGAAGGACTGAGCCCATTCCAAAAGGTCGCCACGCTGTCGGACCGACAGCTCGAAAAGCTCGTAGCCACAGCCTGTCGTTTGATGGCCGCAAACGTCCTCGAAGACTCGGGCGACACCATCGCCACCTACAGCGGCAAGAATCGCCGTACCACTGGCAATGCCGATCCGGGCGAAAATCTCTGGGTCTACCGCCGCAACGGAGAGCCCTGCCGCCGCTGCGGCGAGCCGATCCAGAGGTGTCTCCAGGGCAAAAACGCCCGCAGTACTTACTGGTGTCCAATCTGTCAGCCGCTGACCTAA
- a CDS encoding response regulator, translating into MRALIVDDSRFVRDYLRGLLEAKGIECEEATDGWAGLMQLQNDAPFDLALVDWNMPVMDGLSMLKKMRSEGFSDIKVMMVTTEAENEFITLSLDAGADEYLMKPFDNQALTEKLAMLGFAEA; encoded by the coding sequence ATGCGTGCATTGATCGTCGATGACTCGCGCTTCGTGCGAGATTACCTGCGTGGACTGCTCGAAGCCAAAGGAATCGAGTGCGAAGAGGCCACCGACGGCTGGGCTGGCCTCATGCAACTGCAAAACGACGCCCCCTTCGATCTCGCGCTGGTCGACTGGAACATGCCCGTCATGGACGGACTGTCCATGCTCAAGAAAATGCGGTCCGAGGGCTTTTCCGACATCAAGGTCATGATGGTCACCACCGAAGCGGAGAACGAATTCATCACGCTCTCTCTCGACGCCGGTGCCGACGAATACCTGATGAAGCCATTCGATAACCAGGCCCTCACCGAAAAACTGGCCATGCTCGGATTTGCGGAGGCCTGA
- a CDS encoding CheR family methyltransferase, with translation MNSNLFAKPLPAKPLSEPSAPASSPYTAAIDYAYLRQLVFEHTQNVLDPSRDYLFETRLSKLVRAHGLASIEALIQHLRLKRDPALERAVAEAMTINETSFYRDSRPFELLRTELLPALIENRRDTRTLRIWSAACSTGQEAYSTAMLLLEHFPHLANWNVRIEGTDISAEVIQRCQAGTYHRIEMNRGLPARNIVRFFQHHSQGDHGEHWSVKPELRNLCNFRQANLCSDTLPFSSRFDVIFLRNVMLYFSQESRKKLLINIHRLLASDGILFLGSSEQPADPTIWTSHLSGGTCYFRPRQPS, from the coding sequence GTGAATTCCAATCTGTTCGCAAAGCCCCTTCCCGCGAAGCCTCTATCCGAACCGTCCGCGCCAGCGTCGTCGCCATATACGGCCGCAATCGATTACGCCTACCTGCGCCAACTCGTCTTCGAACACACGCAAAACGTCCTCGACCCCTCGCGTGACTACCTCTTCGAAACCCGCCTGAGCAAGCTCGTCCGCGCACACGGCCTCGCCAGCATCGAAGCGCTCATCCAGCACCTTCGCCTCAAGCGTGACCCGGCACTCGAACGCGCGGTAGCCGAGGCCATGACCATCAACGAAACCAGCTTCTACCGCGACAGCCGCCCCTTCGAACTGCTCCGCACCGAACTGCTCCCCGCGCTCATCGAAAACCGCCGCGACACCCGCACCCTCCGCATCTGGAGCGCCGCCTGCTCCACCGGCCAGGAAGCCTACTCGACGGCCATGCTGCTCCTCGAGCACTTCCCGCACCTGGCCAACTGGAACGTGAGAATTGAAGGCACCGACATCTCCGCCGAAGTCATCCAACGCTGCCAGGCAGGCACGTACCACCGAATCGAGATGAACCGCGGCCTTCCCGCCCGCAATATCGTCCGCTTCTTCCAACACCACAGCCAAGGCGATCACGGCGAACACTGGTCAGTGAAACCCGAACTGCGCAACCTCTGCAACTTCCGCCAGGCCAACCTGTGCAGCGACACGCTGCCCTTTTCCAGCCGCTTCGATGTAATCTTCCTGCGCAACGTAATGCTCTACTTCTCCCAGGAATCCCGCAAAAAGCTCCTGATCAACATTCACCGCCTGTTAGCTTCAGACGGCATTCTCTTCCTGGGCTCCAGCGAACAACCCGCCGACCCCACCATCTGGACCTCCCACTTATCCGGCGGCACCTGCTACTTCCGCCCAAGACAGCCGAGTTAA
- a CDS encoding protein-glutamate methylesterase/protein-glutamine glutaminase: MIPQPTPAAPPRPARILIVDDSAVMRALLRSVVSSDSRLEVAGTASDGASALRVIDSVRPDLILLDVEMPVMDGLSTLRQIRARPTRIPVIMCSSLTQRGAQVTIEALASGASDYVAKPTGQPSREAAVQALAQDLVPKILALTALGSPSHGSARGHASAFPLSSPAAPPRTPVTANLAFSTPPQQPPSGFAPAAVLIGVSTGGPAALDLLLPGLPAAFPLPILIVQHMPELFTKHLAERLDSRCPLRVHEAAEGEPVRPGHIYIAKGDWHMEVSAHSAMPDHHSSSAPVLRLTRQAPENHCRPSVDVLFRTAAAVYSGRLLGVILTGMGHDGLAGSRILRQHGGVLLAQDEPTSAVWGMPGAVAQAGLANRILPLNAIASEILRLSARSQREAPDLRETDPREAGASGIGWVTP, translated from the coding sequence TTGATACCCCAACCGACACCCGCAGCGCCGCCACGGCCTGCCCGCATCCTCATCGTCGATGACTCCGCCGTCATGCGCGCCCTGCTGCGAAGCGTCGTCAGCTCCGACTCGCGCCTCGAAGTCGCGGGCACCGCCTCCGACGGCGCATCCGCGCTTCGCGTCATCGACTCGGTGCGTCCCGACCTGATCCTGCTCGACGTGGAAATGCCCGTCATGGACGGCCTCAGCACGCTCCGGCAAATTCGCGCTCGGCCTACCCGCATTCCTGTCATCATGTGCAGTTCACTGACCCAGCGCGGAGCCCAGGTCACCATCGAAGCACTGGCCAGCGGCGCCTCCGATTACGTAGCAAAACCCACCGGACAGCCCTCCCGCGAAGCAGCGGTGCAAGCGCTGGCTCAGGATCTCGTTCCAAAGATTCTCGCTCTCACCGCACTGGGCAGCCCATCGCACGGCTCCGCCAGAGGACACGCCTCGGCATTTCCTTTATCATCTCCTGCCGCGCCTCCGCGCACACCAGTCACCGCAAATCTCGCGTTCTCCACCCCTCCCCAGCAACCGCCATCCGGATTCGCGCCCGCAGCTGTTCTAATCGGCGTCTCCACCGGCGGTCCCGCCGCGCTCGATCTCCTGCTGCCCGGTCTACCGGCTGCCTTTCCGCTTCCAATTCTCATCGTGCAACATATGCCAGAGCTCTTCACCAAACATCTCGCCGAACGCCTCGACAGCCGCTGTCCTCTCCGCGTCCACGAAGCCGCAGAAGGCGAGCCGGTCCGCCCCGGCCACATCTACATCGCCAAAGGCGACTGGCACATGGAAGTCTCCGCTCACAGTGCCATGCCGGATCACCATTCATCCTCTGCGCCGGTCCTGCGCCTCACCCGCCAAGCCCCTGAAAATCACTGCCGTCCCTCCGTCGACGTCCTCTTCCGCACCGCCGCGGCCGTCTACAGCGGACGCCTCCTCGGAGTCATCCTCACCGGCATGGGCCACGACGGCCTCGCCGGCAGCCGCATCCTCCGTCAGCACGGCGGCGTCCTCCTCGCGCAGGACGAGCCCACCAGCGCCGTCTGGGGAATGCCCGGCGCAGTCGCCCAGGCCGGACTCGCCAACCGCATCCTGCCCCTCAACGCAATCGCATCAGAGATCCTCCGGCTCTCAGCCCGGAGCCAACGCGAAGCCCCTGACCTTCGGGAAACTGATCCTCGGGAAGCTGGAGCTTCTGGAATCGGCTGGGTGACACCGTGA
- a CDS encoding Lhr family helicase, with protein sequence MAPRKPIPKPAPEAPTDPFASFHPVTAAWFREVFEEPTAPQRLGWPAIARGESTLILAPTGTGKTLTAFLWCLDRLMLQQRPAGPGCRIVYVSPLKALAVDVERNLRSPLAGIANMARRMGVPVHDPEISIRTGDTTQKDRARFRRTPSEILITTPESLYLLLTSQSAESLHTVDTVIIDEIHALVPTKRGAHLALSLERLQALTRRNIQRIGLSATQRPLEEVARFLGGVEVPATETKNPDALKGRGFSRATSEPENAGFSPRGNDSKADSPDELILSQEILSSETESWSADIIEISNLHYRPVTIVNASAPKQLKLCIEVPVEDMARLGQQEEIPSGPASQTPKRVSIWNAIHPRLLEIIRERTSTILFVNSRQVAERLAGALNELAGEDIVRAHHGSIAAPQRLIIEEQLKAGKLRGLCATSTLELGIDMGAVDLVIQIESPPSVASGMQRIGRAGHSVGAVSEGVIFPKYRADLVACAAMTHAMHEAHIESTRFPRNPLDVLAQQIVAIVAHPPNLPPPEKTTRKRTLKPKSRASTRKPLFAEFEGQNGEEFEAKTSQDFIPEQATEVSFDDLFRIVRSAAPFGGLTRSTFESVLDLLSGRYPSDEFAELRPRLTWDRVRNVLSARQGATRLAILNAGTIPDRGLYGVFLSNSEGKSLRVGELDEEMVFESREGETFILGATTWRIDEITHDRVLVSPAPGEPGKMPFWKGDGPGRPLEFGRRIGAMVRELRAMPLPAALTRLVTAHDLDPGAAENLMRFLADQHEATGQVSDDRNIVIERCRDELGDWRVCVLTPFGSRIHIPWAMAVAARIRAAGGPDVETLWGDDGFVLRFPDSDEPPTSDWFMVESAEAMSLVLRQLGATALFAGRFREAAGRALLLPRRRADGRAPLWQQRKRAYDLLSVASRYPGFPLLLETYRECLRDVFDMPALIETLCAIEQRQLRVHVVDTRTPSPFASSLLFSYAANFLYDGDAPLAERRAQALTIDQDQLRELLGEADLRELLDGDAMAEIEEQQQCLVDPYRARSADGLHDLLLRLGDLTREELALRVTGPEVLESLDRLIRTRRLLEVRIAGEKRLIAIEDCARYRDGLGIPLPPGIPAALLEPVAQPVIELVRRYARTHCPFTLEEVARRFALDPAQAELALNHLATENRIVEGGFRPGGLHREWCDAEILRLIRRKSLAKLRKEVEPVEQQTLARFLTHWQGLLIPRRGMDALLDAIENLQGAPLPASLIETAILPARIANYQAGDLDTLIAAGEISWSGVEPLGERDGRVALYLADKMPLLAVPHPSNTILSEREEQLLASLQKSGASFFTQLHESVGGGYPGESLDALWSLVWRGLVTNDSLHPLRAYVTRPESVRNNRKQHQNGTFRSRRTVPATAQGRWSIIESQARVTQVSTLRPGISPSTTASESTPNSRSPKGTGFSPYVKEPRSDGALAPEANLPTTTESTHALALQLLNRYGVLLRECAAAENIPGGFSAIYPVLKALEESGRIRRGYFVAGLGATQFALPAAIDLLRSLRSTPQLPEGTKPEFVLLAATDPANPYGSTLKWPELPPESEDTESAPRILTRAAYAQVVLCAGRLVAWLRRGNPNLLVFLPADEPERSQIAEGLARFLAELGQSRLQQDQSSSHHSGYLISTINGLPVAAHPIARALQEAGFHPGPLGMHLRRPTNLPPRPATQGLQPNRLSPEQAAMNRPALTRPD encoded by the coding sequence ATGGCCCCGCGCAAGCCCATCCCGAAACCAGCGCCCGAAGCACCCACCGACCCCTTCGCCAGCTTCCACCCCGTAACCGCAGCCTGGTTTCGCGAAGTCTTCGAAGAGCCAACCGCACCGCAGCGTCTCGGGTGGCCAGCCATCGCACGCGGCGAAAGCACCCTCATCCTCGCCCCCACCGGCACCGGCAAAACGCTGACCGCCTTCCTATGGTGTTTAGACCGCCTGATGCTCCAGCAGCGCCCAGCAGGCCCTGGCTGCAGAATCGTCTACGTCTCCCCACTCAAAGCCCTCGCCGTCGATGTCGAGCGCAACCTCCGCTCCCCGCTCGCTGGAATCGCCAACATGGCCCGCCGCATGGGCGTCCCGGTCCACGACCCCGAAATCAGCATCCGCACCGGCGATACCACGCAAAAAGACCGCGCCCGTTTCCGCCGCACGCCGTCCGAAATCCTGATCACCACCCCGGAATCGCTCTACCTCCTCCTCACTTCGCAATCCGCCGAATCCCTCCACACCGTAGACACCGTCATCATCGACGAAATCCACGCCCTCGTCCCCACCAAGCGTGGCGCACACCTCGCCCTGTCCCTCGAACGCCTGCAAGCCCTCACAAGAAGAAACATCCAGCGTATCGGCCTATCAGCCACCCAGCGCCCACTCGAAGAAGTAGCCCGCTTCCTCGGCGGCGTAGAAGTTCCCGCGACTGAAACCAAGAACCCAGATGCTTTGAAAGGGCGCGGCTTTAGCCGCGCCACCAGCGAGCCAGAAAATGCGGGCTTTAGCCCCCGAGGGAATGACTCCAAAGCCGATTCACCAGATGAACTTATTCTTTCGCAGGAGATTCTGTCCTCCGAAACCGAATCCTGGTCCGCCGACATCATCGAAATCAGCAACCTCCACTACCGCCCCGTAACCATCGTCAACGCCAGCGCCCCCAAGCAACTAAAACTCTGCATCGAAGTCCCAGTCGAGGACATGGCGCGCCTCGGCCAACAGGAAGAAATCCCATCCGGCCCAGCCAGCCAGACCCCCAAACGCGTCTCCATCTGGAACGCCATCCACCCGCGCCTTCTCGAAATCATCCGCGAACGCACCTCCACCATCCTCTTCGTCAACAGCCGCCAGGTAGCCGAACGCCTCGCCGGAGCATTGAACGAGCTGGCGGGCGAAGACATCGTCCGCGCCCATCACGGCTCCATCGCCGCCCCACAGCGCCTCATCATCGAAGAGCAGCTAAAAGCCGGCAAACTCCGCGGCCTCTGCGCCACCTCCACCCTCGAACTCGGCATCGACATGGGCGCCGTCGATCTCGTCATCCAGATCGAATCCCCACCATCGGTAGCCAGCGGTATGCAGCGCATCGGCCGCGCCGGCCACTCCGTCGGAGCCGTCAGCGAAGGCGTCATCTTCCCCAAATACCGCGCCGACCTCGTCGCCTGCGCCGCCATGACTCACGCCATGCACGAAGCGCACATTGAATCCACGCGCTTCCCGCGCAACCCCCTCGACGTCCTAGCCCAGCAAATTGTAGCCATCGTCGCCCACCCACCCAACCTTCCGCCACCAGAGAAGACCACCCGCAAACGAACGCTGAAGCCAAAATCCCGTGCCTCCACCAGAAAACCCCTCTTCGCCGAATTTGAAGGCCAGAACGGCGAAGAATTCGAAGCCAAAACCTCCCAGGATTTCATCCCAGAACAAGCCACGGAAGTCAGCTTCGACGACCTCTTCCGAATCGTCCGCAGCGCTGCACCCTTCGGCGGCCTGACCCGTTCCACCTTCGAAAGCGTTCTCGATCTCCTCAGTGGCCGCTACCCCTCCGACGAGTTCGCCGAACTTCGCCCGCGCCTCACCTGGGACCGTGTTCGCAACGTTCTATCCGCGCGTCAGGGAGCAACCCGCCTCGCCATTCTCAACGCCGGAACCATCCCCGACCGCGGTCTCTACGGTGTCTTCCTCTCCAACAGCGAAGGCAAAAGCCTGCGCGTCGGCGAACTCGACGAAGAGATGGTCTTCGAGTCCCGCGAAGGCGAGACCTTCATCCTCGGCGCAACCACCTGGCGCATCGACGAAATCACCCACGATCGCGTCCTCGTCTCACCCGCCCCTGGCGAACCCGGCAAAATGCCCTTCTGGAAAGGCGACGGTCCCGGCCGCCCGCTCGAATTCGGCCGTCGCATCGGCGCCATGGTTCGCGAACTGCGAGCGATGCCCCTGCCCGCCGCCCTGACGCGCCTCGTGACCGCCCACGACCTCGACCCCGGAGCCGCCGAAAACCTCATGCGCTTCCTCGCCGACCAGCACGAGGCCACCGGCCAGGTCTCCGACGACCGCAACATCGTCATCGAGCGCTGTCGCGACGAACTGGGCGACTGGCGCGTCTGCGTCCTCACCCCATTCGGCAGCCGCATCCACATCCCCTGGGCCATGGCCGTTGCTGCCCGCATCCGCGCAGCCGGCGGCCCCGACGTCGAAACCCTCTGGGGAGACGACGGCTTCGTCCTCCGCTTCCCCGACAGCGACGAACCACCCACCTCCGACTGGTTCATGGTTGAGTCCGCCGAAGCCATGTCCCTCGTTCTGCGTCAGCTCGGGGCCACAGCTCTTTTCGCAGGCCGCTTCCGCGAAGCCGCAGGCCGTGCTTTGCTTCTGCCACGCCGCCGCGCCGACGGCCGCGCTCCGCTCTGGCAGCAGCGCAAGCGCGCCTACGACCTGTTGAGCGTAGCCTCGCGCTACCCCGGCTTCCCTTTGCTTCTCGAAACCTACCGCGAATGCCTCCGCGACGTCTTCGACATGCCCGCGCTCATCGAAACCCTGTGCGCCATCGAACAGCGCCAACTCCGCGTCCACGTCGTTGATACCCGCACTCCGTCGCCTTTCGCGTCATCGCTCCTCTTCAGCTATGCAGCCAATTTCCTCTACGACGGAGACGCCCCACTCGCCGAACGCCGCGCCCAGGCCCTCACCATCGACCAGGACCAGCTCCGCGAACTGCTCGGCGAAGCCGATCTCCGCGAACTCCTCGACGGCGACGCCATGGCCGAAATCGAAGAGCAGCAGCAATGCCTTGTCGACCCCTATCGAGCCCGTTCCGCCGACGGCCTGCACGACCTGCTCCTCCGCCTCGGCGATCTGACGCGCGAAGAACTGGCCCTCCGTGTGACCGGTCCCGAAGTCCTCGAATCATTGGACCGCTTAATCCGCACTCGCCGCCTGTTAGAAGTCCGCATCGCAGGTGAAAAGCGCCTCATCGCCATCGAAGACTGTGCCCGTTACCGCGACGGCCTCGGCATCCCGCTGCCGCCCGGCATCCCCGCCGCACTCCTCGAACCCGTAGCCCAGCCCGTCATCGAACTCGTCCGCCGATACGCCCGCACCCACTGCCCCTTCACGCTCGAAGAAGTAGCCCGCCGCTTTGCACTCGACCCCGCGCAAGCCGAACTGGCGCTCAACCATCTCGCCACTGAAAACCGCATCGTAGAAGGTGGCTTCCGCCCCGGCGGCCTCCATAGAGAATGGTGCGACGCCGAAATCCTGCGCCTTATCCGCCGCAAATCCCTCGCCAAACTGCGCAAAGAAGTCGAGCCAGTCGAGCAGCAAACATTGGCTCGCTTCCTCACCCACTGGCAGGGCCTGCTCATCCCGCGCCGCGGCATGGACGCTCTTCTGGACGCAATCGAAAACCTGCAAGGTGCGCCTCTGCCAGCCTCGCTCATCGAGACCGCCATCCTGCCCGCCCGCATCGCGAACTACCAAGCCGGAGATCTGGATACACTGATCGCCGCCGGAGAAATCTCCTGGTCCGGCGTCGAACCCCTCGGCGAACGCGACGGCCGCGTAGCCCTCTACCTCGCCGACAAGATGCCGCTCCTCGCCGTCCCGCACCCCAGCAACACCATCCTCTCCGAAAGGGAAGAGCAACTACTGGCATCGCTCCAGAAATCCGGCGCCAGCTTCTTCACCCAGCTCCACGAGTCCGTCGGAGGAGGCTATCCCGGCGAATCCCTCGACGCTCTCTGGAGCCTCGTCTGGCGCGGTCTCGTCACCAACGACTCGCTGCACCCGCTGCGCGCCTACGTCACCCGCCCAGAATCAGTCCGAAACAACCGCAAGCAACACCAGAACGGGACATTCCGCTCCCGCCGCACCGTCCCAGCCACCGCGCAAGGCCGCTGGTCAATCATCGAAAGTCAAGCGCGGGTGACCCAGGTCTCGACTTTGAGACCCGGGATCTCCCCATCTACCACGGCATCTGAGTCCACTCCGAATTCCAGATCCCCGAAGGGTACGGGCTTCAGCCCGTACGTTAAGGAACCAAGATCAGACGGGGCTTTAGCCCCTGAGGCAAACCTTCCCACCACTACCGAATCCACCCACGCCCTCGCGCTCCAGCTCCTCAACCGCTACGGAGTCCTCCTGCGCGAGTGCGCCGCCGCCGAAAACATCCCCGGCGGCTTCTCCGCGATCTACCCCGTCCTCAAAGCCCTCGAAGAAAGCGGCCGCATCCGCCGCGGCTACTTTGTAGCAGGACTCGGAGCAACCCAGTTCGCCCTCCCCGCCGCTATCGACCTGCTCCGCTCACTCCGCAGCACACCGCAGCTTCCCGAAGGCACCAAGCCCGAATTCGTCCTCCTCGCCGCAACAGACCCAGCCAACCCCTATGGCTCAACCCTGAAATGGCCGGAACTCCCGCCCGAATCCGAAGATACCGAATCCGCCCCGCGCATCTTGACCCGCGCCGCCTACGCCCAGGTAGTCCTTTGCGCCGGACGCCTCGTAGCCTGGCTCCGCCGTGGCAATCCCAATCTGCTCGTCTTTCTTCCCGCAGATGAACCAGAACGTTCCCAAATCGCCGAAGGACTAGCCAGATTCCTCGCAGAACTAGGCCAATCCCGCCTCCAGCAGGATCAATCGAGCAGCCATCACAGCGGCTACCTCATCAGCACCATCAACGGCCTTCCCGTAGCCGCGCACCCAATCGCCCGCGCCCTGCAAGAAGCCGGCTTCCATCCCGGTCCGCTGGGCATGCACCTGCGCCGGCCAACAAACTTGCCGCCCCGCCCAGCAACTCAAGGACTCCAACCCAACCGACTCAGCCCAGAGCAGGCCGCAATGAACCGCCCCGCCCTGACCCGGCCTGATTAA
- a CDS encoding chemotaxis protein CheW gives MSARSTAKSTLALRKGAAAPVMLEMCSVRVGPTLFGLPITHILEILGNARSQSVPLAPEFVGGLVHYRGEVLTTVSLRQLLGLPGKEMQGADTRHDILVLESAGGCFGLLVDSVGEVLTVSSADHEPNPSTLEGRRSVLFAGAYKLPQGLLVMLDPEQLDPMRLGATAA, from the coding sequence ATGAGCGCCAGATCAACCGCAAAATCAACTTTGGCGCTTCGCAAAGGAGCCGCCGCGCCGGTAATGCTGGAGATGTGCTCCGTTCGAGTCGGGCCAACGCTCTTCGGCCTTCCCATCACGCACATTCTTGAGATTCTCGGCAACGCCCGTTCGCAGTCCGTTCCCCTCGCGCCCGAATTCGTCGGCGGCCTCGTCCACTATCGCGGCGAGGTCCTCACCACCGTCAGCCTGCGCCAACTCCTCGGACTTCCCGGCAAAGAAATGCAAGGCGCAGACACCCGCCACGACATTCTCGTGCTCGAAAGCGCCGGCGGCTGCTTCGGTCTCCTCGTCGACTCAGTCGGCGAAGTGCTCACCGTATCCTCGGCCGACCACGAACCGAACCCATCCACGCTCGAAGGACGCCGCAGCGTTCTCTTTGCCGGAGCCTACAAGCTCCCGCAAGGCCTGCTCGTCATGCTCGATCCCGAGCAGCTAGATCCCATGCGCCTCGGCGCGACTGCAGCTTAG